A region of Ictidomys tridecemlineatus isolate mIctTri1 chromosome 4, mIctTri1.hap1, whole genome shotgun sequence DNA encodes the following proteins:
- the Or10s1 gene encoding olfactory receptor 10S1: MKVKTEYPNQTVVSHFFLEGLRFTAEHPSLFFLLFLLIYSITMMGNLLILITVGCDPQLRSPMYHFLGHLSFLDACLSTVTVPKVMAGLLTLDGKLISFKGCTIQLYCFHFLASTECFLYTVMAYDRYLAICQPLHYPVAMNRRMCAGLAGITWATGAVHSAIHTSLTFHLPYCGPHHIAYFFCDIPPVLKLACADTTTNELVMLANIGIVAAGCLILIVISYVFIAAAVLRMHTAEGRQRACSTCTAHLTVVLLYYMPPVCIYLQPSSSGVGAGAPAVFYTIVTPMLNPFIYTLRNKEVKRALRRLLWPGSPETPARGPPQ, from the coding sequence ATGAAAGTGAAGACAGAGTACCCTAACCAGACTGTGGTGAGCCACTTCTTCCTGGAGGGTCTGAGGTTCACAGCTGAACATCCtagcctcttcttcctcctcttcctcctcatctacAGCATCACCATGATGGGAAATCTCCTCATTCTCATAACTGTGGGCTGTGATCCTCAACTCCGTTCCCCTATGTATCACTTCCTAGGCCACCTGTCCTTCCTGGATGCGTGTTTGTCTACCGTGACAGTACCCAAGGTCATGGCTGGCCTGCTGACTCTGGATGGGAAGCTGATCTCCTTTAAGGGCTGCACTATACAGCTTTACTGCTTCCATTTCCTAGCCAGCACTGAGTGCTTCCTGTACACAGTCATGGCCTATGACCGTTACCTGGCTATCTGTCAACCCCTGCACTACCCAGTGGCCATGAACAGGCGGATGTGCGCAGGGCTGGCTGGGATCACTTGGGCAACAGGTGCTGTGCACTCTGCAATCCATACCTCTCTCACCTTCCACTTGCCATACTGTGGGCCTCACCACATAGCCTATTTCTTCTGTGACATTCCCCCTGTGCTGAAGCTGGCCTGTGCAGACACCACCACTAATGAGCTTGTCATGCTTGCCAACATTGGCATTGTGGCTGCAGGATGCCTGATCCTCATCGTCATATCCTACGTCTTCATCGCGGCAGCTGTGCTGCGCATGCACACAGCCGAGGGCCGGCAGCGGGCCTGCTCCACGTGCACCGCCCACCTCACCGTGGTGCTCCTGTACTATATGCCGCCTGTCTGTATCTACCTGCAGCCAAGCTCCAGTGGGGTAGGAGCTGGGGCGCCTGCTGTCTTCTACACAATAGTCACTCCCATGCTCAACCCTTTCATTTACACTCTGCGGAACAAGGAAGTGAAGCGGGCTCTCCGGAGACTGCTGTGGCCTGGTTCCCCGGAGACTCCGGCAAGGGGCCCACCCCAGTAA
- the Or10g6 gene encoding olfactory receptor 10G6, protein MQSGNQTSVLHFILVGLHHPPQLGLPLFLAFLVIYLLTVSGNGLIILTVLVDVRLHRPMYWFLCHLSFLDMTISSAIVPKMLAGFLLDNRAISFGGCVIQLFSFHFLGCTECFLYTLMAYDRFLAICKPLHYATIMTRSVCNYLAFGTWLGGTIHSLFQTSFIFRLPFCGPNRVDYFFCDIPAMLRLACADTTINELVTFVDIGFLALTCFMLILTSYGYIVAAILRIRSADGRRNAFSTCAAHLTVVIVYYVPCTFIYLRPGSQEPLDGVVAVFYTVITPLLNPIIYTLRNKEMKAALRRLGGLKEVQPH, encoded by the coding sequence ATGCAAAGTGGAAACCAGACCTCTGTGCTGCACTTCATTTTGGTGGGCCTGCACCACCCACCACAGCTGGGGCTACCGCTCTTCCTCGCTTTCCTTGTCATCTACCTCCTCACCGTGTCTGGCAATGGGCTCATCATCCTCACTGTCTTGGTGGATGTCCGGCTCCACCGCCCCATGTACTGGTTTCTATGTCACCTCTCCTTCTTGGACATGACCATTTCCTCTGCTATTGTCCCCAAGATGCTGGCTGGCTTTCTCTTGGATAATAGGGCAATCTCCTTTGGGGGCTGTGTAATCCaactcttttctttccatttcctggGCTGCACTGAATGCTTCCTTTACACACTCATGGCTTATGACAGGTTCCTGGCCATTTGCAAACCTTTACACTATGCTACCATCATGACCCGGAGTGTCTGCAACTACCTGGCTTTTGGCACTTGGCTGGGAGGGACCATCCATTCACTTTTCCAAACAAGTTTCATATTCCGGCTGCCCTTCTGTGGCCCAAACAGAGTTGACTATTTCTTCTGTGACATCCCTGCCATGCTGCGTCTAGCCTGTGCTGACACCACCATCAATGAGCTGGTCACCTTTGTGGACATTGGCTTCCTGGCCCTCACATGCTTTATGCTCATTCTCACATCCTATGGCTACATTGTGGCTGCCATCCTGCGAATCCGGTCAGCAGATGGGCGTCGCAATGCCTTCTCCACCTGCGCAGCCCACCTCACTGTGGTCATTGTTTACTATGTGCCCTGCACCTTCATTTACCTGCGGCCTGGCTCACAGGAACCCCTGGATGGGGTGGTAGCTGTCTTTTACACAGTCATCACTCCCCTGCTCAACCCCATCATCTACACCCTCCGCAACAAAGAGATGAAAGCAGCTTTACGGAGGCTGGGAGGCCTCAAGGAAGTGCAGCCTCACTGA
- the LOC144377217 gene encoding olfactory receptor 10G9-like, which translates to MSNRSLVTTFFLTGLPHAPALDTMLFGLFLVIYILTVLGNLLILLVIRVDSHLHTPMYYFLTNLSFIDMWFSTVTVPKMLMTLATPGGGAISFHSCVAQLYSFHFLGSTECFLYTVMSYDRYLAISYPLRYSSMMSGRVCALLAAGTWLSGSLHSAVQTTLTFRLPYCGPNQVQHYFCDAPPILKLACADTSAIEMVIFVNIGVVASGCFLLIVLSYVSIVCSILRIRTSEGRHRAFQTCASHCIVVLCFFVPCVFIYLRPGSRDVMDGVVAVFYTVLTPLLNPVVYTLRNKEVKKALLKLKDKVAYSQSQ; encoded by the coding sequence ATGTCAAACAGGAGCCTTGTGACAACGTTCTTCCTCACAGGCCTTCCCCATGCTCCAGCTCTGGACACCATGCTCTTTGGCCTCTTCCTGGTCATTTACATTCTCACTGTGCTGGGGAACCTCCTCATCCTGCTGGTGATCAGGGTGGattcccacctccacacccccatgtactacTTCCTCACCAACCTGTCCTTCATTGACATGTGGTTCTCCACTGTCACAGTGCCCAAAATGCTGATGACCCTGGCCACCCCGGGTGGTGGGGCCATCTCCTTCCATAGCTGTGTGGCCCAGCTCTATTCCTTCCACTTCCTGGGGAGCACCGAGTGTTTCCTCTACACTGTCATGTCCTATGATCGCTACCTGGCCATCAGTTACCCACTCAGGTACTCCAGCATGATGAGTGGGAGAGTGTGTGCCCTCCTGGCCGCGGGCACCTGGCTCAGTGGCTCCTTGCACTCTGCGGTCCAGACCACCCTGACGTTCCGCCTGCCCTACTGTGGGCCCAACCAGGTCCAGCATTACTTCTGTGATGCTCCACCCATCCTCAAGCTGGCCTGTGCAGACACCTCCGCCATTGAAATGGTCATCTTTGTGAACATTGGGGTGGTGGCCTCGGGCTGCTTTCTGCTGATAGTGCTGTCCTATGTGTCCATTGTCTGCTCCATCCTGAGGATCCGCACCTCAGAGGGCAGACACAGAGCCTTTCAGACCTGCGCCTCCCACTGCATCGTGGTCCTTTGTTTCTTTGTGCCCTGTGTTTTCATCTACCTGAGACCTGGCTCCAGGGACGTCATGGATGGGGTTGTGGCTGTTTTCTACACAGTGCTGACACCTCTTCTTAACCCTGTTGTGTACACCCTGAGGAACAAGGAGGTGAAGAAAGCTTTGTTGAAGTTGAAGGACAAAGTGGCCTATTCTCAGAGCCAGTAA